Within the bacterium genome, the region GTGCAGTCCACGCGCGGTGCTTCCGGGCTGCCGAACAGCCTGCGTGCACACGCCGGGTGCATCTCAGAGTCCTTGTCACCGAGCGATTCGTAACAGAGCAGGCAGCGGCGCTCAGTCATCGGCGGATTCCTCTGGTTCCACGCTGACCGCACCGATGCAATCCCGGCAGGTGGCCAGCAGCAGACCCATGCGGTCGCGCGGATTCAGCTTCCAAGTACGCTCGGCGATCTGCAGCAGCCAGCCCTCGGGAATCAGGCCATCGAAAAAGGAAAACAGCTGCTCGCTGTGATAGGCTTCCGTCCGCAGGGGCAGCGTCAGGCTGATGGCTTCCGCATCGGGACAATCCAGGTAGCCGGGATCGTAGCGGAACTGGTACCCCTCCTCGCCTTCGCGC harbors:
- a CDS encoding HipA N-terminal domain-containing protein — protein: MRSARILMHGKLAGLLREGEEGYQFRYDPGYLDCPDAEAISLTLPLRTEAYHSEQLFSFFDGLIPEGWLLQIAERTWKLNPRDRMGLLLATCRDCIGAVSVEPEESADD